In the Adlercreutzia equolifaciens DSM 19450 genome, one interval contains:
- the fadK gene encoding medium-chain fatty-acid--CoA ligase, producing the protein MITDLKINEEKKKEYYEKGYWTHDTIRDVWERQARANADKEYVADDQGCRMTYGEVDDAASRLAAWLVSQGIKPGDVVTLQFPNWAEFTIAYVACFKAGAVIQSLARNFNGADLTYAMNLVESRAYIGPTSFHGVDYEQQILDIAGDIPTLKVIALVDKKAPKQTDLPTVAEIVATTEPLAEKVPVESDQVACLLSTSGTTGKPKEVMLTHNNILFSERVFVEGLERTADDVMWMPAPLNHAVGFFHGLVAPMLLGGRSVLMQDFAVKDAIDLINAEGATWSMCSTPFIYDIVKYLDAHPDESLPTYVLHSCGGAPVPGALIDRAHNHDILLCEIFGSTESCPHVFVPPSKCVEWNGDWSGIPFPGIEVRYIDEQGNDVAPGVQGEHISRGPHQFVGYLNEPERTDRALTDDGWWFSGDLGYMDEDGRIRINGRRKEIIIRGGENLSAREIDDNLVGCPGVGESATIGMPDDRLGERICTFVAPLGDTVPTLESVTAYLEGEGVPKRLWPERIEIIDEIPKTLMGKVRRNVLTDELAARMA; encoded by the coding sequence ATGATCACCGATCTCAAGATCAACGAGGAGAAGAAGAAAGAGTACTACGAAAAGGGGTATTGGACGCACGACACCATCCGCGACGTCTGGGAGCGCCAGGCGCGGGCGAACGCCGACAAGGAATACGTCGCCGACGACCAGGGCTGCCGCATGACCTACGGGGAAGTGGACGACGCGGCAAGCCGTCTGGCCGCGTGGCTCGTGTCCCAGGGCATAAAGCCCGGCGACGTGGTCACCTTGCAGTTCCCGAACTGGGCCGAGTTCACCATCGCCTACGTGGCCTGCTTCAAGGCCGGCGCCGTCATCCAGTCGCTCGCCCGCAACTTCAACGGGGCCGACCTCACCTACGCCATGAACCTCGTGGAGAGCCGCGCCTACATCGGGCCCACCTCCTTCCACGGCGTCGATTACGAGCAGCAGATCCTCGACATCGCCGGCGACATCCCCACCCTGAAGGTCATCGCGCTGGTGGACAAGAAGGCCCCCAAGCAGACCGACCTTCCCACCGTGGCCGAGATCGTTGCCACTACCGAGCCCCTCGCCGAGAAGGTGCCCGTCGAATCCGACCAGGTGGCGTGCCTGCTCTCCACCTCCGGCACCACGGGCAAGCCCAAGGAGGTCATGCTCACCCACAACAATATCCTGTTCTCCGAGCGCGTCTTCGTGGAGGGTCTCGAGCGCACCGCCGACGACGTCATGTGGATGCCGGCACCGCTGAACCACGCCGTGGGCTTCTTCCACGGTCTCGTGGCGCCGATGCTTCTGGGCGGCCGATCCGTGCTCATGCAGGACTTCGCCGTGAAGGACGCCATCGACCTCATCAACGCCGAGGGCGCCACCTGGTCCATGTGCTCCACGCCGTTCATCTACGACATCGTGAAGTACCTGGACGCCCACCCGGACGAGTCGCTGCCCACCTACGTGCTGCACTCCTGCGGCGGCGCGCCGGTGCCCGGAGCGCTCATCGACCGCGCCCACAACCACGACATTCTGCTCTGCGAGATCTTCGGCTCCACGGAGAGCTGCCCGCACGTGTTCGTGCCCCCGAGCAAATGCGTGGAATGGAACGGCGACTGGTCCGGCATCCCCTTCCCCGGCATCGAGGTGCGCTACATCGATGAGCAGGGAAACGATGTGGCCCCGGGCGTCCAGGGCGAGCACATCTCCCGTGGCCCGCACCAGTTCGTCGGCTACCTGAACGAGCCGGAGCGCACCGACCGCGCGCTCACCGACGACGGCTGGTGGTTCTCGGGCGACCTGGGCTACATGGACGAGGACGGCCGCATTCGCATCAACGGCCGGCGCAAGGAGATCATCATCCGTGGCGGCGAGAACCTGTCGGCCCGCGAGATCGACGACAACCTCGTGGGCTGCCCCGGCGTGGGCGAGTCGGCCACCATCGGCATGCCCGACGACCGCCTGGGCGAGCGCATCTGCACCTTCGTGGCGCCTTTGGGAGATACGGTGCCGACCCTGGAGTCGGTCACGGCCTACCTGGAAGGCGAGGGCGTGCCCAAGCGCCTGTGGCCCGAGCGCATCGAGATCATCGACGAGATCCCGAAGACCCTCATGGGCAAGGTGCGCCGCAACGTCCTCACCGACGAGCTCGCGGCTCGCATGGCCTAA
- the fadK gene encoding medium-chain fatty-acid--CoA ligase: MIDDLKINEALKKRWYDKGYWTHDTIADIWERTSAAHPDREYVCDDTGSRLTYGEVDDKAGRVAAWLVAEGVKAGDVVTLQFPTWAEFTIAYVAVLKVGGVVHPVPRNYNDVDLEYAMNLVGSRAYLSPTFSHNTDYEAQILSVRDAIPSLAAIAVLDKQAPSHSELPTFDDIYGRFEPLREPVAVSADSVACILPTSGTTGKPKQSMLTHNNILFSERVFTNELGRTQGDVMFMPSPLNHATGFFHGLISPLLLGGRAVLQQDFRPREAIELMNAEGVTWSMSATPFIYDMLNVLDAEDGLAFDTLRLFCCGGAPLPPALIERAARYGVLLCEIYGSTESCPHVFVPPEKCAEWNGAWSGVPFAGIEVKVIDEAGNEVPRGAQGEEISRGPHMFVGYLNERDRTDRALDDEGWFYSGDLCYMDGEGRIRINGRKKEVIIRGGENISAREIDDDLIGAPGLANSATIGMPDARLGERICTFVVPSDPAAPPTQDNLIAYLRERHVAKRLWPERIEIIDEIPVTATGKVKRFILAQILKERMEAE, translated from the coding sequence ATGATCGACGACCTGAAGATCAACGAGGCGCTTAAGAAGCGTTGGTACGACAAGGGGTATTGGACGCACGACACCATCGCCGACATCTGGGAGCGAACGAGTGCCGCTCACCCCGACCGCGAATACGTCTGCGACGACACGGGAAGCCGCCTCACCTACGGGGAGGTTGACGACAAAGCCGGGCGTGTGGCCGCATGGCTTGTCGCCGAGGGCGTAAAAGCCGGCGACGTCGTCACCCTGCAGTTCCCCACCTGGGCCGAGTTTACCATCGCCTATGTGGCCGTGCTGAAAGTCGGCGGCGTGGTGCACCCGGTGCCGCGCAACTACAACGACGTGGATCTGGAATACGCCATGAACCTCGTCGGCTCCCGAGCCTACCTCTCCCCCACCTTCTCCCACAACACCGACTACGAGGCGCAGATCCTCTCTGTTCGCGACGCCATACCGAGCCTGGCCGCCATCGCCGTGCTGGACAAGCAGGCGCCGAGCCACTCGGAGCTTCCCACCTTCGACGACATCTACGGGCGCTTCGAGCCCTTGCGCGAGCCCGTCGCCGTGTCCGCCGATTCCGTGGCCTGCATTCTGCCCACCTCGGGCACCACGGGCAAGCCGAAGCAATCCATGCTCACCCACAACAACATCCTGTTCTCCGAGCGCGTCTTCACGAACGAGCTCGGGCGTACGCAGGGCGACGTCATGTTCATGCCCTCGCCCTTGAACCATGCTACTGGCTTCTTCCACGGGCTCATCTCCCCGCTTCTGCTCGGCGGCCGGGCCGTGCTGCAGCAGGACTTCCGCCCGCGCGAGGCCATCGAGCTCATGAACGCCGAAGGCGTCACCTGGTCCATGTCGGCCACGCCGTTTATCTACGACATGCTGAACGTGCTGGACGCCGAGGACGGCCTGGCCTTCGACACCCTGCGGCTGTTCTGCTGCGGCGGCGCGCCCCTGCCCCCGGCGCTCATCGAGCGCGCGGCCCGCTACGGGGTGCTCCTCTGCGAGATCTACGGCTCCACGGAGAGCTGCCCGCACGTGTTCGTCCCTCCAGAGAAGTGTGCCGAATGGAACGGTGCCTGGTCGGGCGTACCCTTCGCGGGCATCGAGGTCAAGGTCATCGACGAGGCCGGCAACGAGGTGCCCCGGGGCGCCCAGGGCGAGGAGATCTCGCGGGGGCCGCACATGTTCGTGGGGTACCTGAACGAGCGCGACCGCACCGATCGCGCCCTGGACGATGAGGGATGGTTCTATAGCGGCGATTTATGCTACATGGATGGGGAGGGGCGCATCCGCATCAACGGGCGCAAGAAGGAGGTCATCATCCGCGGCGGCGAGAACATCTCGGCCCGGGAGATCGACGACGACCTCATCGGCGCGCCGGGGTTGGCCAACTCGGCCACCATCGGCATGCCGGACGCGCGCCTCGGCGAGCGCATCTGCACCTTCGTCGTACCGAGCGACCCCGCCGCGCCTCCCACCCAGGACAATCTCATCGCCTACCTGAGGGAGCGCCACGTGGCCAAGCGCCTGTGGCCCGAGCGCATCGAGATCATCGACGAGATCCCCGTCACCGCCACTGGCAAGGTGAAGCGCTTCATCCTCGCGCAAATCTTGAAGGAGCGCATGGAAGCGGAGTGA